The following are encoded together in the Kribbella sp. CA-293567 genome:
- a CDS encoding ABC transporter ATP-binding protein has protein sequence MTAEREELLRLDGVKKYFGTGSAPWQRSQSVRAVDDVSFVVRQGETVGLVGESGSGKSTLARLSTRLLDPTAGKVYIGGQDVTRLRGRRLRPIRRRIQMVFQDPQASLNPRQSVGTILTTPFRAQGIRPTRAQLVELLSQVGLSEEHLERYPHEFSGGQRQRIGIARALAVKPDLLVCDEPVSALDVSVQAQVLNLLADLKDELGLSYVLVAHDLAVVRQVADRLAVMYLGTIVEEGPAAEVYSSPAHPYTRALLSAVPVPEPGVVRDRIVLTGDVPTPIDPPSGCPFRTRCYKAEDVCATVRPALEPVAGGEHRAACYFPEPPSPPELSNPPLSERTL, from the coding sequence ATGACCGCCGAGCGGGAAGAACTGCTCCGCCTCGACGGAGTGAAGAAGTACTTCGGCACCGGTTCCGCGCCCTGGCAGCGTTCGCAGTCCGTCAGGGCGGTCGACGACGTCTCCTTCGTCGTGCGGCAGGGCGAGACAGTCGGCCTCGTCGGTGAATCGGGATCGGGCAAGTCGACGCTCGCCCGGCTCTCCACCCGGCTCCTCGACCCGACCGCCGGCAAGGTCTACATCGGCGGTCAGGACGTGACCCGGCTCCGCGGCCGCAGACTCCGCCCGATCCGGCGGCGGATCCAGATGGTCTTCCAGGACCCGCAGGCGTCGCTGAATCCGCGCCAGTCGGTCGGCACGATCCTGACCACGCCGTTCCGGGCGCAGGGCATCCGCCCGACCCGGGCCCAGCTGGTCGAGCTGCTCAGCCAGGTCGGCCTGTCCGAGGAGCACCTCGAGCGCTACCCGCACGAGTTCTCCGGTGGTCAGCGGCAGCGGATCGGGATCGCGAGAGCCCTTGCGGTGAAGCCCGATCTGCTGGTCTGCGACGAACCGGTGTCGGCGCTGGACGTCTCGGTCCAGGCGCAGGTGCTGAACCTGCTCGCGGATCTCAAGGACGAGCTCGGCCTGTCCTACGTACTGGTCGCCCACGACCTGGCGGTGGTTCGCCAGGTCGCCGACCGGCTCGCGGTGATGTACCTCGGCACGATCGTGGAGGAGGGTCCGGCGGCGGAGGTCTACTCCTCGCCGGCTCACCCGTACACGCGCGCGCTGCTGTCCGCCGTACCGGTGCCGGAGCCAGGTGTGGTCCGGGACCGGATCGTGCTGACCGGTGACGTGCCGACGCCCATCGATCCGCCGTCGGGGTGTCCGTTCCGGACCAGGTGCTACAAGGCCGAGGACGTCTGCGCGACGGTCCGGCCGGCCCTCGAACCCGTGGCGGGCGGCGAGCACCGGGCCGCCTGCTACTTCCCCGAACCACCTTCCCCACCTGAACTCTCGAACCCCCCACTGTCTGAGAGGACACTATGA
- a CDS encoding ABC transporter ATP-binding protein, which produces MADRPILEVHDLHVTFGTEGGPVPAVAGIDFAVAPGKTLAIVGESGSGKSVSSAAVMGLLPSNAEVRGEVLLDGRELVGLPNEELRKIRGNDIALVFQDALSALNPYYSVGWQVAEAYRLHHTVSKKEAFQRAVRMLDLVGIPAAAQRAKDYPHEFSGGMRQRVVIAMALVNDPKVLIADEPTTALDVTVQAQIMRLLEDVQAEFGTALVLISHDLGVVAEVADDVLVMYAGRAAERGSVKDLFYRAAHPYSLGLLGAMPRVDVPSRHRLATIPGSPPSPGSVETACPFQPRCAYTHQVGERCITERPELTPRPGEGYHEAACHLGRRPEVAP; this is translated from the coding sequence ATGGCTGACCGACCGATCCTCGAGGTGCACGACCTGCACGTCACCTTCGGGACCGAGGGTGGTCCGGTGCCGGCGGTGGCCGGGATCGACTTCGCCGTCGCGCCCGGCAAGACGCTTGCGATCGTCGGCGAGTCCGGCTCCGGCAAGAGCGTCTCGTCGGCGGCCGTGATGGGCCTGCTGCCCAGCAACGCCGAGGTGCGGGGCGAGGTACTGCTGGACGGCCGCGAACTGGTCGGCCTGCCGAACGAGGAACTGCGCAAGATCCGTGGCAACGACATCGCTTTGGTCTTCCAGGACGCGCTGTCCGCGCTGAACCCGTACTACTCCGTCGGCTGGCAGGTGGCCGAGGCGTACCGGCTGCACCACACCGTTTCCAAGAAGGAAGCCTTCCAGCGGGCCGTCCGGATGCTCGACCTGGTCGGCATCCCGGCGGCCGCCCAGCGGGCCAAGGACTACCCGCACGAGTTCTCCGGGGGAATGCGGCAGCGGGTCGTGATTGCTATGGCTTTGGTGAACGACCCGAAGGTGCTGATCGCGGACGAGCCGACGACCGCGCTCGACGTGACCGTGCAGGCGCAGATCATGCGGCTGCTCGAGGACGTGCAGGCCGAGTTCGGCACCGCGCTGGTGCTGATCTCGCACGATCTCGGCGTCGTCGCCGAGGTGGCGGACGACGTACTGGTCATGTACGCCGGTCGCGCGGCCGAGCGTGGGTCGGTGAAGGACCTCTTCTACCGGGCGGCGCATCCCTACAGCCTCGGGCTGCTCGGCGCGATGCCACGCGTCGACGTACCGTCACGGCACCGGCTGGCCACCATTCCCGGCAGCCCGCCGTCACCTGGTTCCGTCGAGACCGCTTGCCCGTTCCAGCCGCGCTGCGCCTACACCCATCAGGTGGGGGAGCGGTGCATCACCGAGCGGCCGGAGCTGACTCCTCGGCCTGGTGAGGGCTACCACGAGGCCGCTTGCCATCTCGGCCGCCGGCCGGAGGTCGCACCATGA
- a CDS encoding ABC transporter permease yields MPDLIWFLIRRLFATVLVMLALSLAVYLVFYALPADPARLSCGKPCTPDRLEQARRFMQLDQSTIQQYFAFLKGIFAGRTFGEGAAAIQCNAPCFGYSFPLARPVTTLILDRLPVTASIAIGAAVIWLVVGVSLGVGAALKRGKLFDKLAVGAALVGVASPSFLVGLLAILVFGFWLNMVPVSGYVPFTESPIDWAWHLITPWLVLAALSSASYIRLTRAQMLEELNLDHVTTARAKGAGERRVVVVHGLRGVLVPIVTIFGLDLGSLLGGAILTEKVFSMQGLGELLISAVGQVDVAVVVGVTLFSAFLVILANLVVDLLHGVLDPRVTHG; encoded by the coding sequence ATGCCTGACCTGATCTGGTTCCTGATCCGCCGGCTGTTCGCCACCGTGCTGGTGATGCTCGCGCTCAGCCTGGCCGTCTACCTCGTCTTCTACGCGCTGCCGGCCGACCCTGCCCGCCTCAGCTGCGGCAAACCCTGTACGCCGGACCGGCTGGAGCAGGCGCGCCGCTTCATGCAGCTCGACCAGAGCACGATCCAGCAGTACTTCGCGTTCCTCAAGGGGATCTTCGCCGGCCGGACCTTCGGCGAAGGCGCCGCAGCGATCCAGTGCAACGCACCCTGCTTCGGGTACTCGTTCCCGCTGGCCCGCCCGGTCACCACGCTGATCCTGGACCGGCTCCCGGTCACTGCCTCGATCGCGATCGGGGCGGCCGTGATCTGGCTCGTCGTCGGGGTCTCGCTCGGGGTCGGCGCGGCGCTCAAGCGCGGCAAGCTGTTCGACAAGCTCGCCGTCGGCGCGGCGCTGGTCGGGGTCGCGTCACCGTCGTTCCTGGTCGGGCTGCTGGCGATCCTGGTCTTCGGCTTCTGGCTCAACATGGTGCCGGTGAGTGGCTACGTGCCCTTCACCGAGAGCCCGATCGACTGGGCCTGGCACCTGATCACCCCGTGGCTGGTGCTCGCGGCGCTGTCCTCGGCGTCGTACATCCGGCTGACCCGCGCGCAGATGCTCGAGGAACTCAATCTCGACCATGTGACCACCGCGCGGGCGAAGGGTGCCGGGGAGCGGCGGGTGGTCGTCGTCCACGGCCTGCGCGGCGTCCTGGTGCCGATCGTGACGATCTTCGGGCTCGACCTGGGCAGCCTGCTCGGGGGAGCGATCCTGACCGAGAAGGTGTTCAGCATGCAAGGACTGGGGGAGCTGCTGATCAGCGCCGTCGGCCAGGTCGACGTGGCCGTGGTGGTCGGCGTGACGCTGTTCTCGGCGTTCCTGGTGATCCTGGCCAACCTGGTGGTCGACCTGCTGCACGGCGTACTGGACCCGAGGGTGACGCATGGCTGA
- a CDS encoding ABC transporter permease encodes MSSSVPAAVSPTRQALRRVRRDRSARFGAWLVIGLVVIAAAAPLLVRLAGQDAYTYNIGLLDPARGNAPQGTAGGVSGDHWFGVEPLTGRDLFSIVVLGLRTSLFIAAVCTVVTTVVGTLVGISAAYFGGWYDAIVSRVLDFLFGFPQLVFMIALGIIVPAGFPRWLLLILVISVFGWAGLARLIRNQARSLVTREFVEAARSVGSSSWHVITRELLPNLLGPVLVVATMAVPGFIGLEAALSFLGVGVPPPTPSLGRSISDSIVWVYTGTDPWFLLFPGTMLFAAVLGFTLLGDGVRDAFDVRLRRAN; translated from the coding sequence GTGAGTTCCTCGGTCCCCGCGGCCGTCTCACCGACCCGTCAGGCTCTGCGTCGCGTCCGGCGGGACCGGAGTGCCCGGTTCGGGGCCTGGCTGGTGATCGGGCTGGTGGTGATCGCGGCCGCCGCGCCGTTGCTGGTCCGGCTGGCCGGTCAGGACGCCTATACGTACAACATCGGCCTGCTCGATCCGGCCCGTGGCAACGCGCCGCAGGGCACGGCCGGTGGGGTCAGCGGTGACCACTGGTTCGGTGTCGAGCCGCTGACCGGCCGGGACCTGTTCTCCATCGTGGTGCTCGGTCTCCGCACCTCGTTGTTCATCGCGGCGGTCTGCACGGTGGTGACCACGGTGGTCGGCACCCTGGTCGGGATCAGCGCCGCGTACTTCGGTGGCTGGTACGACGCGATCGTCTCCCGCGTGCTCGACTTCCTCTTCGGGTTCCCGCAACTGGTCTTCATGATTGCCCTCGGCATCATCGTGCCGGCCGGCTTCCCGCGCTGGCTGCTGCTGATCCTGGTGATCAGCGTTTTCGGCTGGGCAGGTCTGGCGCGGCTGATCCGCAACCAGGCCAGGTCCCTGGTCACCCGGGAGTTCGTCGAGGCGGCCCGCAGCGTCGGGTCGAGCAGTTGGCACGTGATCACCCGCGAGCTGCTGCCGAACCTGCTCGGCCCGGTCCTGGTCGTCGCCACCATGGCGGTCCCGGGCTTCATCGGTCTCGAGGCGGCGCTGTCGTTCCTCGGTGTCGGCGTACCGCCACCGACGCCGAGCCTCGGCCGGTCCATCTCCGACTCGATCGTCTGGGTCTACACCGGCACCGATCCGTGGTTCCTGCTCTTCCCGGGCACCATGCTGTTCGCCGCGGTGCTCGGTTTCACCCTGCTCGGTGACGGTGTCCGCGACGCCTTCGACGTGCGGCTGCGGAGGGCCAACTGA
- a CDS encoding RNA polymerase sigma factor: MRGGETAAYGELVLLHASVAKRTAAFLGAGSDADDVVQEAFVKAYRSLASFREGAAFRPWLLRIVANETRNALRSRGRRARREEWAALPDELFDPAEEAVAAERRGQLLAAVRELPEQYRLVVTCRYLLELDEQETATVLGWPRGTVKSRLHRALGRLRAQLPDREVQR; encoded by the coding sequence GTGCGCGGCGGGGAGACTGCCGCGTACGGCGAACTGGTGCTGCTGCACGCCTCGGTGGCGAAGCGGACCGCGGCGTTCCTCGGCGCCGGCTCGGACGCGGACGACGTCGTGCAGGAGGCGTTCGTCAAGGCCTACCGATCGTTGGCGAGCTTCCGGGAGGGTGCTGCCTTCCGGCCGTGGCTGCTGCGGATCGTGGCGAACGAGACCCGGAACGCGTTGCGGTCGCGGGGGAGGCGAGCACGGCGGGAGGAGTGGGCCGCTCTGCCGGACGAGTTGTTCGACCCGGCGGAAGAGGCGGTTGCCGCTGAGCGACGAGGGCAGTTGCTGGCCGCAGTACGGGAGTTGCCGGAGCAGTACCGGCTGGTGGTGACGTGCAGGTATCTGCTGGAACTGGATGAGCAGGAGACGGCGACAGTACTCGGCTGGCCGCGCGGGACTGTGAAGTCGCGGCTGCATCGGGCGCTGGGTCGACTACGGGCGCAACTACCGGACAGGGAGGTGCAGCGATGA
- a CDS encoding ATP-dependent RNA helicase gives MPLPDPPDPLPDALPGLLPDPSVPGADLPVRTVLPATVDAVRRHGTAVLVAPPGSGKTSLLPLALADALGGTVVVAEPRRMATRAAAARLATLIGEPLGRRVGYAMRGERSGGRDLRVEVVTTGLLVRRLQRDPGLPGVAAIVIDECHERHLDADLLLAFCVDIRANLREDLAIVATSATADTVTLSRALGVDRPAPVVTASAATFPVQLEWAPPPVPVPLLPGGRVDQRLLDHVAAVVERALGENSGDVLVFVPGEAEINAVARRLARHNVLPLFGRQSRAEQDRALTPGATRRIVVTTSVAESSLTVPGVRVVVDSGLAREPRTDQSRGLGTLVTCRVSKSSAEQRAGRAGREGPGRVYRCWSATDHSHLDDHAAPEIATADLAGFALDLAVWGAPGGEGLSLLEAPPTVAMGAAIELLRRLDAIDDAGRITERGRQMAAIGAHPRLARALLDGTPRVGADRAREIVAMLSEESGRDFGDDLPARWRALRRGVDRGATARWREETKRLGRGAEASARAASGQTAEAAVGVGSTGRAVGPAAGVGSAERVVDAAAGVGSAESVARVGQAAAGTGARVSAGGAAMGAVPDDLAAGIVVGLAYPDRIARARDADSATYQMSGGTGAALDPQSPLRTTPWLAIAVADRAPGRADARIRLAAPIDEATAREVGGELISVADQIRWDDGRIVTRRVQTLGAIVLTDVPLTKPDPLLVQAAVRDGLRRSGLGVLRWSEAAVALRDRLAFCHAHLGAPWPAVDDAALLAGLDDWLGPELTSVRTSRDLAHLDLASALRRLLPWPAATRFGELAPERLPVPSGSQVRLAYDGAEPPVLAVKLQEVFGWTTTPVVADGRVPVVLHLLSPARRPVAITSDLASFWIQGYPQVRADLRARYPRHPWPEDPLTAPPTKRVKPRQ, from the coding sequence GTGCCGTTGCCCGATCCGCCTGACCCGTTGCCTGACGCGTTGCCTGGCCTGTTGCCCGATCCGTCCGTCCCCGGGGCGGATCTGCCGGTCCGGACCGTCCTGCCTGCCACGGTCGACGCCGTACGCCGTCACGGCACCGCGGTCCTGGTCGCGCCGCCCGGCTCCGGGAAGACGTCGTTGCTGCCACTCGCTCTCGCCGACGCACTCGGCGGCACGGTCGTGGTTGCTGAGCCTCGCCGGATGGCCACCCGCGCCGCCGCGGCCCGGTTGGCGACGCTGATCGGAGAACCTCTCGGGCGCCGAGTCGGATACGCGATGCGGGGTGAACGCAGCGGTGGCCGCGATCTCCGGGTCGAGGTGGTGACGACAGGCCTGCTCGTACGCCGCCTGCAGCGCGACCCGGGACTCCCGGGTGTCGCCGCGATCGTGATCGACGAGTGCCACGAGCGTCACCTCGATGCAGATCTGCTGCTCGCGTTCTGCGTAGACATCCGCGCGAACCTGCGCGAGGATCTCGCGATCGTCGCGACTTCGGCCACCGCCGACACCGTCACGCTGAGCCGCGCACTCGGCGTTGATCGGCCTGCGCCGGTGGTGACTGCTTCGGCGGCGACCTTCCCTGTGCAGCTCGAGTGGGCGCCGCCGCCGGTCCCGGTGCCGCTACTGCCCGGCGGACGGGTCGACCAGCGTCTGCTGGATCACGTCGCTGCCGTGGTCGAGCGGGCGCTGGGCGAGAATTCCGGTGACGTGCTCGTGTTCGTGCCGGGGGAGGCGGAGATCAATGCGGTGGCGCGCCGGTTGGCCCGGCACAACGTGCTGCCGTTGTTCGGCCGGCAGTCCCGGGCTGAGCAGGATCGGGCGCTGACGCCGGGGGCCACGCGCCGGATCGTGGTCACCACGTCGGTCGCGGAGAGTTCGCTGACGGTGCCTGGCGTTCGGGTCGTCGTCGATTCGGGTCTTGCGCGCGAACCCCGGACCGATCAGTCCCGTGGGCTGGGCACGCTGGTCACCTGCCGGGTGTCGAAATCGTCGGCCGAGCAGCGGGCGGGTCGCGCCGGGCGAGAGGGTCCTGGGCGGGTGTACCGGTGCTGGTCGGCGACCGATCACTCACATCTCGACGATCATGCTGCTCCGGAGATCGCCACTGCCGATCTGGCTGGTTTCGCGTTGGATCTTGCGGTGTGGGGTGCGCCTGGCGGAGAAGGGCTGAGCTTGCTGGAGGCGCCGCCGACGGTGGCGATGGGTGCGGCGATCGAGTTGCTGCGCCGGCTGGATGCCATCGATGACGCCGGCCGGATCACCGAGCGGGGACGGCAGATGGCGGCGATCGGGGCGCATCCGCGACTGGCTCGGGCGCTGCTGGACGGTACGCCGCGAGTCGGTGCTGACCGGGCGCGGGAGATCGTGGCGATGTTGTCGGAGGAGTCCGGGCGGGACTTTGGGGATGACCTGCCGGCGCGGTGGCGAGCGCTGCGGCGAGGCGTCGATCGTGGTGCCACGGCGCGCTGGCGGGAGGAGACGAAGCGGCTGGGGCGCGGCGCTGAAGCCTCGGCGCGAGCGGCGTCGGGTCAGACGGCAGAAGCCGCAGTGGGAGTCGGGTCAACTGGTCGCGCGGTGGGACCCGCAGCAGGGGTCGGGTCGGCTGAGCGGGTTGTGGATGCCGCAGCGGGGGTCGGGTCGGCTGAGTCGGTTGCTCGGGTTGGGCAAGCGGCTGCCGGAACTGGGGCGCGGGTATCGGCGGGCGGTGCCGCGATGGGAGCCGTACCGGATGATTTGGCGGCTGGGATTGTGGTGGGGCTGGCTTACCCCGATCGGATTGCGCGAGCGCGAGACGCCGACTCGGCGACGTACCAGATGTCGGGCGGGACGGGCGCCGCGCTGGATCCGCAGTCGCCGCTGCGGACCACGCCCTGGCTGGCGATCGCGGTGGCCGACCGGGCGCCGGGGCGTGCTGATGCGCGGATCCGTTTGGCGGCGCCGATCGACGAGGCGACGGCGCGTGAGGTCGGCGGTGAGCTGATATCGGTCGCCGACCAGATCCGCTGGGACGATGGGCGGATCGTGACGCGGCGGGTGCAGACACTCGGCGCGATCGTCCTCACCGACGTACCGCTGACCAAGCCCGATCCGCTGCTGGTTCAGGCGGCGGTTCGCGATGGTCTGCGGCGCAGCGGTCTAGGCGTACTGCGCTGGTCCGAGGCCGCTGTCGCGTTGCGCGATCGACTTGCGTTCTGCCACGCCCACCTCGGAGCGCCGTGGCCCGCCGTTGACGATGCGGCACTACTGGCCGGCCTCGACGATTGGCTCGGCCCGGAGCTCACCTCTGTCCGCACCTCTCGCGATCTGGCCCATCTGGACCTCGCGTCCGCCCTACGGCGGCTGCTGCCGTGGCCTGCAGCGACCCGGTTCGGTGAGCTGGCGCCGGAACGCCTGCCGGTGCCGTCGGGATCTCAAGTACGGCTCGCGTACGACGGTGCCGAGCCGCCGGTCCTCGCGGTGAAGCTCCAGGAGGTCTTCGGGTGGACGACGACGCCCGTGGTGGCGGACGGCCGGGTCCCGGTGGTGCTGCATCTGCTGTCGCCGGCTAGGCGGCCGGTCGCGATCACCAGTGATCTCGCGTCGTTCTGGATCCAGGGCTATCCCCAGGTCCGAGCCGACCTGCGAGCCCGCTACCCGCGGCACCCCTGGCCGGAGGACCCCTTGACGGCACCGCCCACGAAACGCGTCAAACCTCGCCAGTAG
- a CDS encoding TldD/PmbA family protein produces MPEVDASFLDLPRFELADAALQRAADLGATYAEFRLERIRSEAISLRDGVLESARDDEDLGLAVRVVHDGTWGFAAGVALTTDEAVRVAEQAVHLAQVSRPINSERIELADEPVYDDVSWVSSYEIDPLSLPRAEKVALLTDYSNRLLQAPGVAHVTARVASVNECKFYANSEGTSTTQQRVRIGPSFRATAIDAETGRFDTMASCAPPAGRGWEYLTGTGWNWDEELAQIPGWLAEKMSAPSVEAGHYDLVIDPTNLWLTIHESIGHATELDRALGYEANYAGTSFATTDKLGNLAYGSPIMHVTGDRTAVNGLSTVGYDDEGVAGQQWDLIKDGVLVGYQVDRRMARVNRELLGTDRSNGCAYADSSGHIPIQRMANVSLQPAADGPSTEELISRVQNGIYIVGDKSWSIDMQRYNFQFTGQRFYKITDGKLDGQVRDVAYQATTTEFWGSMEAVGGPQTYVLGGALNCGKAQPSQSGAVSHGCPSALFRDVRILNTTQEAGR; encoded by the coding sequence GTGCCTGAAGTCGATGCTTCGTTCCTAGACCTTCCCCGGTTCGAGTTGGCCGACGCCGCGTTGCAGCGAGCCGCCGATCTCGGGGCCACGTATGCCGAGTTCCGGCTCGAGCGAATCCGGTCGGAGGCGATCTCGCTGCGCGACGGCGTACTGGAGAGTGCCCGTGACGACGAGGATCTCGGGCTCGCCGTCCGGGTCGTCCACGACGGGACCTGGGGGTTCGCCGCCGGCGTCGCGCTGACGACCGACGAGGCGGTCCGGGTGGCCGAACAGGCCGTGCACCTGGCCCAGGTCTCCCGGCCGATCAACTCCGAGCGGATCGAGCTCGCCGACGAGCCGGTGTACGACGACGTCAGCTGGGTCTCGTCGTACGAGATCGACCCGCTGAGCCTGCCGCGCGCCGAGAAGGTCGCCCTGCTCACCGACTACAGCAACCGCCTGCTGCAGGCACCCGGCGTCGCGCACGTGACCGCGCGCGTTGCCTCGGTCAACGAGTGCAAGTTCTACGCGAACTCCGAGGGCACCTCGACCACCCAGCAGCGGGTCCGGATCGGCCCGTCCTTCCGGGCGACTGCGATCGACGCCGAGACCGGCCGCTTCGACACCATGGCGAGCTGCGCGCCACCCGCCGGCCGCGGCTGGGAGTACCTGACCGGCACCGGCTGGAACTGGGACGAGGAGCTCGCCCAGATCCCGGGCTGGCTGGCCGAGAAGATGAGCGCCCCGAGTGTCGAGGCCGGCCACTACGACCTGGTGATCGACCCGACCAACCTCTGGCTCACCATCCACGAGTCGATCGGCCACGCGACCGAGCTGGACCGTGCGCTGGGCTACGAGGCCAACTACGCCGGAACGAGCTTCGCCACCACCGACAAGCTCGGCAACCTCGCGTACGGCTCGCCCATCATGCACGTCACCGGCGACCGGACGGCGGTCAACGGACTGTCCACCGTCGGGTACGACGACGAGGGCGTGGCCGGCCAGCAGTGGGACCTGATCAAGGACGGCGTCCTGGTCGGCTACCAGGTCGACCGCCGGATGGCCAGGGTCAACCGCGAGCTGCTCGGCACCGACCGCTCCAACGGTTGCGCGTACGCCGACTCGTCCGGCCACATCCCGATCCAGCGGATGGCCAACGTCTCCCTGCAGCCCGCCGCGGACGGCCCTTCCACCGAGGAGCTGATCAGCAGGGTGCAGAACGGCATCTACATCGTCGGCGACAAGTCCTGGTCGATCGACATGCAGCGGTACAACTTCCAGTTCACCGGCCAGCGGTTCTACAAGATCACCGACGGCAAGCTCGACGGCCAGGTGCGCGACGTGGCCTACCAGGCGACCACGACGGAGTTCTGGGGCTCGATGGAGGCGGTCGGTGGTCCCCAGACCTACGTCCTCGGTGGTGCTCTCAACTGCGGCAAGGCCCAGCCCAGCCAGAGCGGCGCGGTCAGCCACGGCTGTCCGTCCGCGCTGTTCCGCGACGTCCGCATTCTCAACACCACGCAGGAGGCCGGCCGGTGA
- a CDS encoding metallopeptidase TldD-related protein, with amino-acid sequence MTTAIQLNPQDTIERGLELAAAAGASGCVVLVSETSSANLRWANNTLTTNGAMRGTKVSVIATVGAGEGTAAGVVGRSSTTDRSIQELVEAAVAAARESSPAEDAQSLVEGSVGEDWDLEPDETSVTVYADFAPALGATLTRAGKENRWLYGFADHEVTTVYVGSSTGLRLRHSLPRGFVSATGKSGDLSQSAWVGAATADFRDIDPLAIDTELVRRLGWATRTVSVEAGRHATVLPPAAVADLTTFLFWELDGRDAHEGRSVFSKPTGGTRIGEVLTPHPVGLRSDPNLSGLETLPFAVARTSSGNSSVFDNGLSLSATDWIRGGRLEHLMQSRYTAGLTNAPAVTPLVDNYVLSVDGATGTTDDLVAGLEHGLLLTCLWYIRPVDQQTLLLTGLTRDGVYQVENGEVVGAVNNFRFNESPVDLLARFTAAGATVPSFSREWGDDSTRTATPPLLVPDFNMSSVSQAS; translated from the coding sequence GTGACGACCGCCATTCAGCTCAACCCACAGGACACCATCGAACGCGGCCTCGAGCTGGCTGCGGCCGCCGGGGCGTCGGGTTGCGTCGTACTGGTCTCGGAAACGTCCAGCGCCAACCTGCGCTGGGCCAACAACACCCTGACCACCAACGGCGCCATGCGCGGTACCAAGGTCTCCGTGATCGCCACCGTCGGCGCAGGCGAGGGTACGGCGGCCGGCGTGGTCGGCCGCTCGTCCACGACCGACCGGAGCATCCAGGAGCTCGTCGAAGCCGCTGTGGCCGCTGCACGCGAGTCCAGTCCTGCCGAAGACGCCCAGTCGCTCGTAGAGGGCAGCGTCGGCGAAGACTGGGACCTGGAGCCGGACGAGACCTCAGTCACCGTGTACGCCGACTTCGCACCGGCACTCGGCGCAACGCTCACCCGGGCCGGCAAGGAGAACCGCTGGCTCTACGGCTTCGCCGACCACGAGGTCACCACCGTGTACGTCGGATCCTCCACCGGCCTGCGCTTGCGCCACAGCCTCCCCCGGGGCTTCGTCTCGGCGACCGGCAAGAGTGGCGACCTCAGCCAGTCGGCCTGGGTCGGCGCGGCCACCGCGGACTTCCGGGACATCGACCCGCTTGCCATCGACACCGAACTGGTACGCCGCCTCGGCTGGGCAACCCGCACGGTCTCGGTGGAGGCCGGTCGCCACGCCACCGTGCTCCCTCCCGCCGCAGTGGCCGACCTGACGACGTTCCTGTTCTGGGAGCTGGACGGCCGCGACGCCCACGAGGGGCGCAGCGTTTTCTCGAAACCCACCGGCGGCACTCGGATCGGTGAGGTGCTGACGCCGCATCCGGTCGGGCTGCGATCCGACCCGAACCTTTCGGGCCTGGAGACTCTCCCGTTCGCGGTGGCCAGGACTTCGAGCGGAAACTCCAGTGTCTTCGACAACGGCCTGTCCCTCAGCGCCACCGACTGGATCCGCGGCGGCAGACTCGAGCACCTGATGCAGAGCCGTTACACCGCGGGCCTCACCAACGCACCAGCAGTCACGCCTCTGGTCGACAACTACGTGCTCTCGGTGGACGGCGCCACCGGTACGACGGACGACCTGGTCGCCGGCCTGGAACACGGTTTGCTGCTTACCTGTCTGTGGTACATCCGCCCGGTGGACCAGCAGACGCTGCTGCTCACCGGCCTGACCCGCGACGGGGTCTACCAGGTGGAGAACGGCGAAGTGGTCGGTGCCGTCAACAACTTCCGCTTCAACGAGAGTCCGGTCGATCTGCTCGCCCGCTTCACCGCGGCCGGGGCGACGGTCCCGTCGTTCTCCCGCGAGTGGGGCGACGACTCCACCCGGACGGCGACTCCGCCGCTGCTGGTGCCCGACTTCAACATGTCCAGCGTGAGCCAGGCATCCTGA
- a CDS encoding DUF805 domain-containing protein yields MQWFTDVIKKYAVFSGRARRKEFWMFVLFSTIISIIIGIVDRLLGLNYGANDSNGVLGTIYTLAILLPSIGVAIRRMHDTGRSGWWVLINLVPCVGFIVFIVFAAQEGNAGDNQYGPDPKAAERFGPGGYPGYPPAPQA; encoded by the coding sequence ATGCAGTGGTTTACAGATGTCATCAAGAAGTACGCCGTGTTCAGCGGCCGCGCCCGCCGCAAGGAGTTCTGGATGTTCGTGCTCTTCAGCACGATCATCTCGATCATCATCGGCATCGTGGACCGTTTGCTGGGTCTGAACTACGGTGCCAACGACTCCAACGGCGTGCTCGGCACCATCTACACCCTGGCGATCCTGCTGCCGTCCATCGGCGTTGCGATCCGCCGGATGCACGACACCGGCCGCTCCGGCTGGTGGGTCCTGATCAACCTGGTGCCGTGTGTCGGGTTCATCGTCTTCATCGTCTTCGCGGCCCAGGAGGGCAACGCCGGCGACAACCAGTACGGCCCGGACCCGAAGGCCGCTGAGCGCTTCGGTCCCGGTGGCTACCCGGGCTACCCGCCGGCCCCGCAGGCCTGA